A window from Priestia filamentosa encodes these proteins:
- a CDS encoding MDR family MFS transporter yields the protein MEQTSTQKHHEYSVKVIMTVLLAGAFVAILNQTLLATALPHIMADLKIDATKAQWLTTVFMLVNGIMIPVTAFLIGKFSTRGLFLTAMGLFAIGTGVAAISPTFSVLLVGRVLQAAGAGIMLPLMQTILLLMFPIEKRGSAMGMVGLVIAFAPAIGPTLSGWIVDSYSWRYLFYLIFPIAVIDIIFAYFALKNVTERKNPTLDVLSIILSTLGFGGLLFGFSNAGSNGWGSLSVLAPLIVGIVTLILFIVRQFKLKEPILEFRVFKNPIFTLTTIIAMIVFTAMIGGATILPLYIQGMLHYSALRSGLILLPGAILMGVMSPITGRIFDKVGARGLSLVGTALLTIGTIPFVILDDHTSITLITIMYAVRMLGMAMVMMPLTTAGLNQLPRELITHGTAMNNTMRQVAGAIGTAVLITVMSSATKNAETADQLVAQIHGVNMAFLVTGVLAFVALLMSIFVKGSRKSALSK from the coding sequence ATGGAGCAAACTTCAACACAAAAACATCACGAGTATAGTGTAAAAGTGATTATGACAGTATTGCTTGCGGGGGCCTTTGTCGCTATTTTGAATCAAACGCTATTGGCAACAGCATTGCCCCATATTATGGCTGATTTGAAAATTGATGCAACAAAAGCACAATGGCTAACAACGGTTTTTATGTTAGTTAACGGGATTATGATTCCTGTTACAGCATTTTTAATCGGGAAATTTTCAACAAGAGGATTATTCTTAACAGCAATGGGCCTATTTGCTATAGGTACAGGAGTTGCTGCTATTTCCCCAACATTTTCGGTATTGCTTGTAGGACGTGTATTACAAGCCGCAGGAGCTGGTATTATGTTACCACTCATGCAAACAATTTTACTTTTAATGTTTCCAATTGAAAAACGCGGAAGTGCAATGGGAATGGTTGGACTTGTTATTGCCTTTGCGCCAGCTATCGGACCAACACTATCTGGATGGATTGTTGACAGCTACTCATGGCGCTATTTATTTTATCTCATTTTCCCAATTGCAGTTATAGATATTATTTTTGCGTACTTTGCGCTTAAAAATGTGACAGAGCGTAAAAATCCAACGCTTGATGTTCTGTCCATTATTTTATCTACGCTTGGTTTCGGAGGCTTGCTGTTTGGCTTTAGTAATGCAGGATCAAATGGATGGGGAAGTTTATCTGTTTTAGCCCCACTTATCGTTGGAATCGTAACACTTATTTTATTTATTGTTCGTCAGTTTAAATTAAAAGAACCAATTTTAGAATTTAGAGTGTTCAAGAATCCAATTTTCACACTTACAACAATTATTGCAATGATTGTTTTCACAGCGATGATTGGTGGTGCAACAATTTTACCGCTTTACATTCAAGGAATGCTGCACTATAGCGCTTTAAGATCAGGGCTTATTCTTCTTCCAGGTGCTATTCTAATGGGTGTTATGTCACCAATTACAGGACGAATCTTTGATAAAGTAGGAGCGAGAGGATTGTCTCTTGTAGGAACAGCGCTTCTAACGATTGGTACAATCCCATTTGTAATATTAGATGATCATACATCAATTACACTTATTACAATTATGTATGCAGTCAGAATGCTTGGGATGGCAATGGTTATGATGCCTTTAACAACGGCCGGTTTAAATCAACTGCCAAGAGAGCTTATCACGCATGGTACAGCTATGAATAACACAATGCGTCAAGTTGCAGGAGCAATTGGAACAGCGGTCTTAATTACAGTGATGAGTAGTGCAACTAAAAATGCGGAGACAGCTGATCAGTTGGTGGCTCAAATTCATGGAGTCAACATGGCATTCCTTGTTACTGGAGTTCTTGCTTTCGTAGCATTATTAATGTCTATCTTTGTAAAAGGCTCAAGAAAAAGTGCCTTAAGTAAATAA
- a CDS encoding vWA domain-containing protein: MITIDLQKENVKQVLEKKNIRGIKARVGLVLDITGSMRTLYRNGTVQKVVERILAVAHEFDDDGVLDVWVYDNEFSRLKSVTELDFEDYVNRVILEDELIHKFGRNNELPVMEDVIKKYIEEEDSNYPTFLVFINDGGCKKNIKSLIEKSAVKPIFWQFVGIGNGNFDFLKKLDDLEARIVDNADFIHIEDIESTSDRELYDQLLNEFPLWIKAAKKKGVIKNVQEDNQKEGFFKRIFGIQRK; encoded by the coding sequence ATGATAACAATTGATTTGCAGAAAGAAAATGTAAAACAGGTTTTAGAGAAAAAGAATATAAGAGGCATCAAAGCTCGTGTAGGCCTTGTTTTAGATATCACAGGATCGATGAGAACACTTTATAGAAATGGAACAGTGCAGAAAGTTGTAGAACGTATCTTAGCTGTAGCACACGAGTTTGATGATGATGGAGTTTTAGATGTATGGGTATATGATAATGAATTCTCAAGACTGAAGTCTGTCACTGAACTAGACTTTGAAGACTACGTAAACCGAGTGATTTTAGAAGACGAACTCATTCATAAATTTGGCCGAAACAATGAATTACCTGTTATGGAAGATGTGATTAAAAAATACATAGAAGAGGAAGATAGTAATTATCCAACTTTCCTTGTCTTTATTAATGATGGAGGATGTAAGAAAAATATTAAATCTCTTATTGAAAAAAGCGCAGTAAAGCCAATTTTTTGGCAATTTGTGGGTATCGGTAATGGAAACTTTGATTTCTTAAAAAAACTAGATGATCTAGAGGCTCGCATTGTAGATAATGCAGACTTCATACACATTGAGGATATTGAAAGCACCTCAGATCGTGAACTTTATGATCAATTATTAAACGAGTTTCCTTTATGGATAAAAGCAGCCAAAAAAAAGGGTGTAATAAAAAATGTACAAGAAGATAATCAAAAAGAAGGATTTTTTAAGAGAATTTTTGGAATACAAAGGAAATAA
- a CDS encoding 3D domain-containing protein yields the protein MKKKMVSLLTATALSVTIGSQVSAKEVDVQKGDTLWGISQKHNVSVKDIKNWNHLTSNKILPGDKLTVSEEKTYTIQKGDTLWGIAKKFDVTVQDLKNANNLTSDIIHPGVQLTITANAPAATQQAPVQQQAPTQQEAQAQQQTQAQQEAQAQQEAQAQQQAQAQQQAQAQQEAQAQQQAQAQQEAQAQQQAQAQQEAQAQQQAQAQQEAQAQQQAQAQQEAQAQQEAQAQQQAQAQQEAQAQQQAQAQQEAQAQQEAQAQQEAQAQQQAQAQQEAQAQQEAQAQQQQQQQQQQQQQQQQQQQQQQQQATASKTITATATAYTADCSGCSGVTATGIDLKSNPNQKVIAVDPSVIPLGSRVWVQGYGEAIAGDTGGAIKGNRIDLFMADQHQAKNWGSRTVQVKVLN from the coding sequence ATGAAGAAGAAGATGGTTTCACTTTTAACAGCAACGGCTCTATCTGTAACAATCGGATCACAAGTATCTGCGAAAGAAGTCGACGTACAAAAAGGGGACACGCTTTGGGGAATTTCTCAAAAACATAACGTTTCAGTAAAAGACATTAAAAATTGGAATCACCTTACATCAAATAAAATTTTACCTGGGGACAAATTAACTGTCTCTGAGGAGAAAACATATACAATTCAAAAAGGTGATACTCTTTGGGGAATCGCCAAAAAATTTGACGTAACTGTTCAAGACTTAAAAAATGCAAATAACTTAACATCAGATATAATTCATCCAGGAGTTCAATTAACAATTACAGCTAACGCTCCGGCAGCTACACAACAAGCTCCGGTTCAGCAGCAAGCTCCTACTCAACAAGAGGCTCAAGCTCAGCAACAAACTCAAGCTCAACAAGAGGCTCAAGCTCAACAAGAGGCTCAAGCTCAGCAACAAGCTCAAGCTCAGCAACAAGCTCAAGCTCAGCAAGAGGCTCAAGCTCAGCAACAAGCTCAAGCTCAGCAAGAGGCTCAAGCTCAGCAACAAGCTCAAGCTCAACAAGAGGCTCAAGCTCAGCAACAAGCTCAAGCTCAGCAAGAGGCTCAAGCTCAGCAACAAGCTCAAGCTCAACAAGAGGCTCAAGCTCAACAAGAGGCTCAAGCTCAGCAACAAGCTCAAGCTCAACAAGAGGCTCAAGCTCAGCAACAAGCTCAAGCTCAACAAGAGGCTCAAGCTCAGCAAGAGGCTCAAGCTCAGCAAGAGGCTCAAGCTCAGCAACAAGCTCAAGCTCAACAAGAGGCTCAAGCTCAGCAAGAGGCTCAAGCTCAGCAACAACAGCAACAACAGCAACAACAGCAACAACAGCAACAACAGCAACAACAACAACAACAGCAACAAGCAACTGCATCTAAAACAATTACAGCTACAGCTACAGCATATACAGCTGACTGTTCTGGATGTTCAGGTGTAACAGCTACGGGAATTGATCTAAAAAGCAATCCTAATCAAAAAGTAATTGCTGTTGACCCAAGCGTGATTCCATTAGGTTCTAGAGTATGGGTTCAAGGCTATGGTGAAGCAATCGCGGGAGATACAGGTGGCGCTATTAAAGGTAACCGTATTGATCTCTTTATGGCTGATCAACATCAAGCTAAAAACTGGGGTTCAAGAACTGTTCAAGTTAAAGTTTTAAACTAA
- a CDS encoding immune inhibitor A domain-containing protein, with product MFLAPLGGQASAQTHEKINPSPPIDPGLIPEERLAKELQEKGIISKSLKNTSLDRAVENYINQKIAEKNTEHPQKAAFNQKAEKLVEKQQKKLAKQLEKANKQINKGKDGVNVKKAKQTKYNGAVRTDKVLVLLVEYNDFKHNNVEQEEGYMYDDDFNKEHYDDLMFGDKEFKLFNGDKVKTFKQYYEEQSGGSYTVDGTVSDWLTVQGNAADYGADGTSGHDNASSTKGPRGLVKDALDAAVKSGIDLSDFDNYDLYDYDGDGDANEPDGLVDHLMIIHAGTGQEAGGGSLGDDAIWSHRWTLDGVHPVDGTKADVDYWGGEMAAFDYTIQPEDGAVGVFAHEYGHDLGLPDEYDTQYSGEGEPVASWSIMSGGSWNGKIAGTEPTSFSPQNKEFFQTTMGGNWANIATVDYTDINKYGVGAVLDQSVTKSNNPGIVKVNLPPKKVNGISPAFGKQYYYSTKGDNLNHTLKTPQFDLTNAKTASFQYKAFYDIEYDYDFLHVYAVTDDGTKTEIDTIGDEDTDRDGRAESTKGKWIDKNYNLTPFIGKKVHLEFNYVTDGGLSLDGFALDEANVFVDDENIFKDDSEGTPKLEMDGFIQSNGTFLKDHYYYLEWRNYAGSDKALEYSRNAKYNTGLVVWYGDESFTDNWVGEHPGEGFLGVVDAHPKAIAGKKDGKITYSQSTRYQVADAAFSFDRTEPFSLNDLTRGSYNFYSLKGNRVFDDSQKYIDQNIPDAGKILPQLGLKFEVMGEAKDNSAGLVWIHK from the coding sequence AAATTGCAGAAAAAAATACAGAACACCCTCAGAAAGCTGCATTTAATCAAAAAGCTGAAAAACTAGTTGAAAAGCAACAAAAAAAGCTAGCCAAACAACTTGAAAAAGCAAACAAACAAATTAATAAAGGAAAAGATGGAGTAAACGTAAAAAAAGCAAAGCAAACAAAATATAATGGTGCTGTCCGTACAGACAAAGTTCTTGTCCTTCTTGTTGAATATAATGACTTTAAGCATAACAATGTTGAGCAAGAAGAAGGATATATGTATGATGATGATTTTAATAAAGAACATTATGATGACTTAATGTTTGGAGATAAGGAGTTCAAGCTCTTTAACGGAGATAAAGTTAAAACATTTAAGCAATATTATGAAGAACAATCTGGTGGAAGCTATACTGTTGATGGAACTGTATCAGATTGGTTGACTGTTCAAGGTAATGCTGCTGATTATGGGGCAGATGGAACAAGTGGACACGATAACGCAAGTAGTACAAAAGGTCCCCGTGGACTAGTAAAAGACGCTTTAGATGCTGCCGTTAAATCTGGAATTGATTTATCAGACTTTGATAACTATGATTTGTACGATTATGATGGTGACGGAGATGCCAATGAACCAGACGGGCTTGTTGATCACTTGATGATTATCCATGCTGGAACTGGACAGGAAGCAGGCGGTGGCTCCCTTGGGGATGACGCAATTTGGTCACACCGCTGGACATTAGATGGAGTCCATCCTGTTGATGGAACAAAAGCAGATGTTGATTATTGGGGAGGCGAAATGGCTGCTTTTGACTATACCATTCAACCAGAAGATGGAGCAGTTGGTGTTTTTGCTCACGAATATGGACACGATTTAGGATTACCAGATGAATATGATACACAATATAGCGGAGAAGGAGAACCTGTTGCCTCATGGTCTATTATGAGCGGCGGTAGTTGGAATGGAAAGATCGCAGGTACAGAACCAACGAGTTTCTCTCCTCAAAACAAGGAGTTTTTCCAAACCACAATGGGAGGAAATTGGGCTAATATTGCAACAGTAGACTATACAGATATTAATAAGTATGGAGTTGGAGCTGTTTTAGATCAAAGTGTAACAAAGTCTAATAACCCAGGTATTGTAAAAGTCAATTTACCTCCTAAAAAAGTAAACGGAATCTCCCCTGCTTTTGGTAAACAATATTACTATAGTACAAAAGGAGATAATTTAAATCATACGTTAAAGACACCACAGTTTGATTTAACAAATGCAAAAACGGCAAGCTTCCAATACAAAGCCTTCTATGATATTGAATATGATTATGATTTTCTTCATGTTTATGCAGTAACAGATGATGGAACTAAAACAGAAATTGATACAATTGGAGACGAAGATACAGATAGAGATGGACGTGCAGAATCTACAAAAGGAAAATGGATTGATAAAAATTACAACTTAACTCCTTTTATAGGAAAGAAAGTACATCTTGAATTTAATTATGTAACAGATGGTGGTTTATCATTAGATGGTTTTGCATTAGATGAAGCAAATGTATTTGTTGACGATGAAAATATATTTAAAGATGATAGTGAAGGAACTCCTAAATTAGAAATGGATGGGTTTATTCAATCAAATGGAACATTTTTAAAAGATCATTACTACTATCTAGAATGGAGAAACTATGCCGGAAGTGACAAAGCTCTAGAGTATTCAAGAAATGCGAAGTACAATACAGGGCTTGTCGTTTGGTATGGCGATGAAAGCTTTACGGATAACTGGGTAGGAGAACATCCTGGTGAAGGGTTCTTAGGAGTAGTGGATGCACACCCAAAAGCTATTGCAGGCAAAAAGGATGGGAAGATAACGTATAGCCAAAGCACACGTTATCAAGTCGCGGATGCAGCTTTCTCATTTGATCGTACCGAACCATTCTCTCTAAATGATTTAACGCGTGGAAGCTATAACTTCTATTCTCTAAAAGGAAATAGAGTTTTTGATGACTCCCAAAAATATATTGATCAAAATATTCCTGATGCAGGTAAAATTTTACCTCAACTTGGTCTAAAGTTTGAAGTCATGGGTGAAGCAAAAGATAATTCAGCAGGACTTGTATGGATTCACAAATAA